The Candidatus Eisenbacteria bacterium genome includes the window CCCGGGCTGGGGCCGTGGAGCGTGGACATCTACTATCTCATGGCGCTGCGGCGTCCCGACGTGTGGCCGCGCGGGGACCTGGCGCTGGCATCGGCGCTGCGTGAGGTCAAGCAGCTCCGGGCACTTCCGACGAGAGACCAGCAACGCACGCTGTCGAGCCGGTGGGCTCCGTGGCGCTCGGTCGCGGCGCGGATCCTGTGGGCGCACTACCTTGAGGCGCGGGGCCAGTACCCGTAGGAGGAGGCCGCGGATGAACCGGGTGCTCGCACCCGCTGTGGCTCGCGATGCCGTGGGAAGAGAAACCGACCGCAAGGCGAACCTCATCCTGCTGGGACTTGCATCCCTCTACTTCCTCGTAGAGTGGCTGCCCGGCATCCGCGGGGCGTACGGGTACTTCATAGACGAGTTCTACTACCTGGCCTGCGCGTCGCACCTCGCCCCGGGCTACGTGGACCATCCGCCACTATCGGTATTCCTGCTCTGGGCCGTCCGGGCCGTGATCGGGGATTCCCTGCCGGCCCTTCGCCTGGTCCCGGCGCTCGCCGGCGCGGCGACCATCGGGCTCATCGGGCTGATCGCGCGGCGCCTGGGCGCCGGGTGGCAGGGCCAGGCGCTCGCGGCGGGGGCCGCGATGGCCGGGACGATCTACCACATCACGTTCAGCTTCTACTCGATGAACGCCCTGTCGGTGCTCCTGTGGACCGCGTGCTTCTGGGTCCTGGTGGAGATCGAGCTGCGAAACGAGCCCCGCCTGTGGGTGCTCTTCGGCGTCCTGGCCGGGCTGGGACTGGAGAACAAGCACACGTTCGTGCTCCTGCCGCTGGGTCTCGCCGCGGGGCTGCTCCTGACCCGGGCCCGCCGGCACCTGGCGAGCCGGTGGCTGTGGCTCGGATGCGCCATCACGGCGGCGCTGCTGCTGCCCAACCTGGCGTGGCAGGCGTCGCACGGCTGGCCGTCCCTCGAGTTCTACCGCAACGCGGACCTGTACAAGAACATTCCGACTCCCCCGCTCGTGGTCCTAGCGTACCAGTTCCTGGTGATGAACCCGGGGG containing:
- a CDS encoding glycosyltransferase family 39 protein; the protein is MNRVLAPAVARDAVGRETDRKANLILLGLASLYFLVEWLPGIRGAYGYFIDEFYYLACASHLAPGYVDHPPLSVFLLWAVRAVIGDSLPALRLVPALAGAATIGLIGLIARRLGAGWQGQALAAGAAMAGTIYHITFSFYSMNALSVLLWTACFWVLVEIELRNEPRLWVLFGVLAGLGLENKHTFVLLPLGLAAGLLLTRARRHLASRWLWLGCAITAALLLPNLAWQASHGWPSLEFYRNADLYKNIPTPPLVVLAYQFLVMNPGAIPVWIAGLGFFLVSKRGRQLRHLGWIYVALLGLMLIGQKSRPDRIAEAYVVLFAGGGAMLSALWERAGYRWLRWAVPATLVLGGVALAPLGLPLLPPPQAARYAGRLGIVPQIEKGESKRTELPQWLADRLGWERLADDVEAVAREIRPEERARAIILAPSYGQGGAIELLGRGRGLPPVYAVQNSYSHWGPPPDSADVAIVLGPFSAETVHRLYGEAVVARVHDCEGCMRWRDEVPIWLARSPKVALRDAWPKLKYYE